The Lactuca sativa cultivar Salinas chromosome 2, Lsat_Salinas_v11, whole genome shotgun sequence genome includes a window with the following:
- the LOC128132303 gene encoding uncharacterized protein LOC128132303, translating to MYYLDENVANYWGQAWHGRRKAIESTYGTWESNFDELPKYIAALQASNPDTVVKWFHCPNSSSSHVETFKYVFWAFGPAIDAFCLCRPRKKMLVAVTKDANNSILPVAYDIIDEKISDSWGWFFYQLRHFVVPNKQLCVVSDRHKGIIHAMENLPEWKEPLAYHRFGLRHIRNNFIQWYKNVCLKKLCWSIGSTTQIRKFVMYMNEIKNINLEAWQYLKEIKRIQWCFLYDHNRRWGFLTTNISESLNNALRGARQLPIKACIDLTFNRTVQLFRKYSDIAMNCNTPLPSCMWRLFRK from the exons ATGtattatttggatgagaatgttGCAAATTATTGGGGTCAA GCATGGCATGGTAGGCGAAAAGCCATAGAGAGTACTTATGGAACTTGGGAGAGTAACTTTGATGAGTTGCCCAAGTACATTGCAGCATTGCAGGCTTCAAATCCTGATACAGTTGTGAAGTGGTTTCATTGTCCAAATAGCTCATCATCACATGTAGAGACATTCAAATATGTTTTTTGGGCTTTTGGACCCGCCATTGATGCGTTTTGTCTATGTCGACCT AGGAAAAAAATGCTTGTTGCTGTCACAAAAGATGCAAACAATAGTATATTGCCTGTTGCGTATGATATCATTGATGAAAAGATTTCAGACAGTTGGGGTTGGTTTTTTTACCAACTCAGACATTTTGTTGTTCCAAACAAACAATTATGTGTTGTTTCGGATAGGCACAAAGGAATAATTCATGCAATGGAAAATCTACCAGAATGGAAAGAGCCATTAGCATACCATCGCTTTGGTCTTCGACACATtagaaataatttcatccaaTGGTACAAGAATGTGTGTCTTAAAAAGCTTTGTTGGTCTATTGGTAGCACCACACAAATAAGAAAGTTTGTTATGTATatgaatgaaataaaaaatatCAATCTTGAAGCTTGGCAGTATTTAAAGGAAATTAAAAGAATTCAATGGTGTTTTTTATATGATCACAATCGTCGATGGGGTTTCTTGACAACAAATATCTCTGAGAGTCTGAACAATGCACTTCGCGGAGCAAGACAGTTACCGATCAAGGCGTGTATTGACCTTACATTCAATAGAACTGTACAACTTTTTAGAAAGTACAGTGATATTGCAATGAATTGCAATACACCTCTACCATCATGTATGTGGCGTCTCTTTCGAAAATGA